The proteins below come from a single Chelmon rostratus isolate fCheRos1 chromosome 10, fCheRos1.pri, whole genome shotgun sequence genomic window:
- the fam50a gene encoding protein FAM50A: MAQYKGAASEAGRAMQLMKKREKEREHLEQLKQKIAEDNMVKSNIDKKFSAHYDAVEAELKSSTVGLVTLNDMKAKQEALVKEREKQLAKKEQSKELQLKLEKQKEKKRKEEQKRKIASLSFNPEDEGEEEEENEDEEQDYAPVKKKKLGKNPDVDTSFLPDRDREEEENRLREELRQEWELKQEKIKSEEIEITFSYWDGSGHRKTVKMKKGNTIQNFLQRALEVLRKDFSELRSAGVEQLMYIKEDLIIPHHHSFYDFIVTKARGKSGPLFSFDVHDDIRLVNDATVEKDESHAGKVVLRSWYEKNKHIFPASRWEPYDPEKKWDKYTIR; this comes from the exons ATGGCGCAGTACAAAGGAGCTGCCAGTGAGGCTGGGAGAGCCATGCAGCTAATGAAAAAacgagaaaaagaaagagaacatCTTGAGCAACTCAAGCAGAAGATTGCAGAG GACAACATGGTCAAGTCCAACATCGATAAGAAATTCTCAGCTCACTATGATGCTGTGGAGGCAGAGCTCAAGTCCAGCACAGTTG GTCTGGTGACGCTGAATGATATGAAGGCGAAGCAGGAGGCCCtggtgaaggagagagagaaacagctggcCAAGAAGGAACAGTCCAAGGAGCTCCAGCT taaattagagaagcagaaagagaaaaagaggaaggaggaacagaagaggaagataGCCAGTTTATCGTTTAACCctgaagatgaaggagaagaggaggaggaaaacgaAGACGAAGAGCAGGATT ACGCTCCagttaagaagaagaaactgggGAAAAATCCAGACGTAGACACAAGTTTCCTCCCTGATcgagacagagag gaggaggagaatcgTCTCCGAGAGGAACTCCGGCAGGAATGGGAGCTCAAACAGGAGAAGATTAAGA gtgaggAGATTGAGATTACATTCAGCTACTGGGATGGATCTGGACACCGTAAAACTGTCAAG ATGAAGAAGGGCAACACCATCCAGAACTTTCTGCAGAGGGCTCTGGAGGTCCTCAGGAAGGACTTCAGTGAGCTCAG GTCTGCTGGAGTGGAGCAGCTGATGTACATCAAGGAGGATCTGATTATCCCACAT CACCACAGTTTTTACGACTTCATCGTGACCAAAGCCAGAGGCAAATCTG GTCCTCTTTTCAGCTTTGACGTCCATGATGATATTCGACTGGTGAACGACGCCACCGTGGAGAAAGATGAG TCTCATGCAGGTAAAGTGGTGCTGAGGAGCTGGTACGAGAAGAACAAGCACATCTTCCCTGCCAGCCGCTGGGAGCCGTACGATCCCGAGAAGAAATGGGACAAATATACG
- the zgc:158296 gene encoding caveolin-2 — protein sequence MMMVSDDCLVECKIDDDSDEDNGGEEQINTPPPPPEFASKAPTPAPKPPTPPTAPATPTPTCPVNRDPYGINQHLKVEVSDVLAEPATPRSIDQVWLYSVVGFERARIWTYRCLSLLFAVPFAFLCGIFLAVLACLHVWFVVPCIQLSNTFLPCLRSLCLCAVNVFIAPFCTSLALCCSQIAISLSNKDWHPMRDKEAV from the exons atgatgatggtgagcGACGACTGTCTGGTGGAGTGTAAGATCGACGATGACAGTGATGAGGACAATGGAGGAGAAGAACAGATaaacactcctcctcctcctccggagTTTGCATCCAAAGCCCCGACTCCGGCGCCCAAGCCTCCGACCCCTCCCACAGCCCCTGCTACGCCCACACCCACCTGTCCTGTTAACAGGGACCCTTATGGTATCAACCAGCACCTAAAG GTGGAGGTTAGCGACGTGCTGGCGGAGCCCGCCACACCTCGTAGCATAGACCAGGTGTGGCTTTACAGTGTCGTTGGCTTCGAGAGGGCTCGTATTTGGACGTACCGCTGCCTTTCCTTGCTGTTCGCCGTGCCCTTCGCTTTCCTTTGTGGTATTTTCTTGGCCGTGCTCGCCTGTCTGCACGTCTG GTTTGTTGTGCCTTGCATACAGCTGAGCAACACCTTCCTTCCATGCCTGCGGTCCTTGTGCTTGTGTGCTGTGAATGTTTTCATCGCTCCCTTCTGTAcgtctctcgctctctgctgcagtcaaATTGCCATTTCACTGTCAAACAAGGACTGGCATCcaatgagagacaaagaggctgTATGA